A window of bacterium contains these coding sequences:
- a CDS encoding MOSC domain-containing protein yields MIGQVVSVNISKNKGERKKPVSQAWQLIKDCGLKDDGHANISPDIKNEVSHRQVSLLALESIEKMKQMGLAVGPGDFAENITTSGIDLLLLKIGNQLKIGSDVLLRISQLGKVCHDRCAIYYQAGDCVMPKEGIFAEVISGGKIKAGDKIILINS; encoded by the coding sequence ATGATTGGTCAGGTAGTTTCAGTTAATATCAGTAAAAACAAAGGTGAACGGAAAAAACCCGTTAGTCAAGCCTGGCAACTGATAAAGGATTGTGGACTCAAAGATGATGGGCATGCCAATATCAGTCCTGATATTAAAAATGAGGTATCCCATCGCCAGGTAAGCCTATTAGCCCTTGAATCGATTGAAAAGATGAAACAGATGGGGCTTGCGGTCGGTCCAGGAGATTTTGCAGAGAATATCACTACCAGTGGAATTGATTTACTTTTGCTAAAAATAGGAAACCAACTTAAAATAGGCTCTGATGTGCTTTTGAGAATAAGTCAGCTCGGGAAAGTCTGTCATGATAGATGTGCCATTTATTATCAAGCAGGCGATTGCGTGATGCCAAAAGAAGGGATATTTGCCGAGGTAATATCTGGCGGCAAGATTAAAGCCGGGGATAAGATTATCCTCATCAACTCGTAA
- a CDS encoding radical SAM protein, translating into MLTDSYHRQINYLRLSITDMCNLQCIYCQSWKEIGKKSHQEILRYEEIIRLAGLMAQLGIRRVRITGGEPLLKKDVMYLIEELVKLGLFEELRIVD; encoded by the coding sequence ATGCTTACAGACAGTTACCATCGTCAGATTAATTACTTGCGTCTTTCTATTACGGATATGTGTAATTTACAGTGTATCTACTGTCAATCATGGAAAGAGATAGGTAAGAAGAGTCATCAGGAGATTTTAAGATACGAGGAGATAATCCGACTGGCAGGTTTGATGGCTCAACTTGGCATTAGACGGGTGCGAATTACTGGCGGTGAGCCATTGCTTAAAAAAGATGTGATGTATCTTATTGAGGAACTGGTAAAGTTAGGACTGTTTGAGGAGTTGCGGATTGTGGATTGA
- the mobB gene encoding molybdopterin-guanine dinucleotide biosynthesis protein B, which translates to MIPIVSIVGRKNSGKTTLIESLVPELRKRGYAIGVIKHHSHIIKQGEVDCEGKDTYRYQLAGAQTTVLAGQNKLMLIRKLKNPCSIDEISRMYLSELDLILTEGYKLEDKPKIEVFRQEIVKKTGLLCNPEKDNLVAVVSDCPFNLEIPCFELSDYSKIADFLEEEFIRR; encoded by the coding sequence ATGATTCCAATAGTCTCTATCGTTGGTAGAAAAAATAGTGGTAAGACAACCTTAATTGAAAGTCTGGTGCCAGAATTAAGAAAAAGGGGTTACGCTATTGGCGTAATTAAGCATCACAGCCATATAATTAAACAGGGGGAAGTTGACTGTGAAGGGAAAGATACCTATCGCTATCAACTCGCTGGTGCCCAAACTACTGTTTTAGCCGGGCAGAATAAATTGATGCTCATCCGTAAGTTGAAAAATCCCTGTAGTATCGATGAGATTAGCAGAATGTATCTTTCTGAATTAGACCTTATTTTAACTGAAGGCTATAAACTTGAGGATAAACCGAAGATTGAGGTCTTTCGCCAGGAGATAGTAAAAAAAACTGGTTTGCTCTGTAATCCTGAAAAAGATAATCTCGTGGCGGTAGTAAGTGACTGTCCTTTTAACCTTGAAATACCCTGCTTTGAACTGAGTGATTACTCAAAAATAGCTGATTTTCTGGAAGAAGAATTTATAAGAAGGTGA